The Camelina sativa cultivar DH55 unplaced genomic scaffold, Cs unpScaffold00607, whole genome shotgun sequence genome includes the window CATTATTCGCCTGAAGTAAAATCTCCAACGGCTCTGCCTCTAacccttgaaaaacttttttattcctgtcTTTCCATAGTGACCAAAGTATCCAGGGGAGGCATAAAGCTACGTCAGGAACCCCGGACTGAGAAGCTGGCTgccagaaaataaaatccaaatttgcaTAGATTGAAGCATAAGGAAAACCATCTGGGCTTAACAGAACCGGTGACAACCCCCAAACATTGCGCGAGCGGGGGCACTCGAATAGAGCATGGTTGATCGTCTCTGGTGCAGATTCACACCGTTTGCAAAGAGTATCACACCGGACACTCCTATACGCAAGTCGTTCTAACACTGGAAGAGTACCCGAAGCAATCTGCCAGAAGAAATGTTGGACCTTCGGTGGAACATCAAGTTTCCACGACTGGGCCCTAAGGGCCATACATGACGGCCCATATTCGACTTCCGTCATTAATTCTCTGGCTAACCGGTAacctgatttaaccgtatacCTCCCTGACTTGGTAAAGTGCCAAACTAATCGATCCGGTTTCTGGACCTTACTGACTGCCATACTCCGAATAATCGGTATATCCCTCGGATCCAGAAACTCCTCCAGAGTAGGCAAATGCCAATCCTTCGTAACAGGATTAATTAAGTGGTTCACCATCAAACTCGGTAACTAGAGTCGTCCCCGACCATTTGCTGCGCGTGGACGGGTATCCGGTATCCAGAGGTCTCtccaaaccaaaatagaaaaaccCGAGCCTACTACCCACCGCGCTCCATGTTCTACCAATACCTTAGTTGAAAAGATACTCCTCCAAGCAAAGGAGGGGTTATATGGTTTTTTGGCCATAAGAGGGtgtttatttctaaaaaatcGGCCTTTCAACACCCGTGCCATTAAGGACGTCGGATGTTGAATTAGCCGCCAATACTGTTTTGCTAACAtagcatcattaaattgttccaggGCTCTGAAACCTAGACCCCCTTCACACTTATCCTTACATAATTTATCCCAGGCCACCCAATGTAGACCATGTGCCCTATCATTGGATTTCCACCAAAAAGTGGAGATAGCACTCGTTAATTTGGATGTCAACTCTTGCGGCAGTTTGTAACAGGACATCACATGAGTAGGAAGTGCCAGTGCcactgatttaatcataatcTCCTTACCACCCTTCGATAAAAGCTTTGCATTCCAACCATTGACGCGATCATCCAGCCGATCCTTGACATATCCAAAAACCTTCGTTTTTGAACCTTGGAGGTTTTCAGGGATGTccaaataagaacccataccTCCCTCTTTAGAAATACCAATAACTGATTTTAACTGATCCCTTATCTCAGAAGGAACCTTCTTACCAAACATTATAGaagatttttctaaattaaCCTCTTGCCCTGAGGCTTTGCCATAATTTCTGATAATTTCCATGACCGTCTGACATTCAGCCACCTCTGCTTTAcagaaaaacagactatcatcagcaaacaacaaatgcgaaATGGTAGGACTATCGCGAGTGATTGTGATACCCGTTACTTTCTTTTCTCGttcagcctttttaatattcGCTATCATAACCTCCGtgcaaagaataaacaaatacggTGATAACGGGTCCCCCTGACGTAGACCTCTCTGTGGTGTAATAAAACCCCGAGGTTGACCATTGAGAAGAACTTGATATGACACCGAGGAaacacaccacatgatccagGAAATCCATTTCCTATCAAATCCTAGCTTAATCATAACCGCCTCTAAGAAATCCCATTCCAcagccttactcatatccgttttaaagGCCAGAAACTCCGACCTACACCTATGATTAGTATTTAACCCATGGAACATTTCCTGCGCAACCAAAATATTATCCGTAATTAAACGACCCGAAACAAAAGCCGATTGAGTTTCGGAAAACAGACCAGGAAGGAAACGTTTTAGCCGAAAGCACAAAACCTTTGAAATGATCTTATAACTCACATTATAAAGACTTATCGGTCTAAACTCCGTCATCCGCTGCGGCCGATCAACTttaggaataagacaaatatttgtctcattcaaGCGTGGATCAAAACTACCTGATCGGAAAAACTCTCTGACCAGCGCCACTAAATCTCCTTTCAAAGAGGACCAAAATCGTTGAAAAAACAAAGCCGTCATTCCGGCAGGTCCTCGTGTTTTCTCCGGGTGCATAGCAAACAGGGCTTTCCGAACTTCTTCTTCAGAAATATCCCGAATAAGCTCTCTGTTCATAACATCTGAAATTAAGGGGGTAACCTCCTGTAACATCTCCGAAACACCGCGGGTATCTGAATTCCTAAAGAGGtcctcaaaatattttgtagcaATATTCTCCATACCTGTAACCGATTCATTCCATACATTATCTGCATCAAACAATCCAATGATCCTATTTCTTACCCGACGCTGTCGAGTGGAGGCTTGGaaaaattttgtgttcttgtcccCAACCCGTAACCAAAACTTCCTACTCTTTTGTTGCCAGTATAATTCCTCATCCCGATACGCCTCCTTTAATTTCCTCTCTATACCGCGAATTTCCTCCTGAGAAATCAGATCATCCATTTTCGCCTCCTGTAAAGCCGCCTTCAAGGAAGAAATGAGCCTTGGGCCagaataaatattattctttctcCACCAAGAAATCGAATTCCTGCAATTTTTTATCTTGTCCACAAAGCCCGGAATCCGGAAATTTTTAGTGCGATTCTATCCAGACTCAACCGCCCCTGCTAAACCATCTTTCCCTAACCAGCGTTTGTCAAAATGAAATTGCCTATTCCGTTTCGTATGTGTCTTTAGGCACGTTGCTAAAATCGGACAATGATCAGAGCCAATCATTTCCAAATAATCTACCTTAGAATTCGGGAAATAGCCCTGCCATTCCTCATTGCCCAAAGCACGATCTAACCGGCAACAAACTACCTGGTTATTGCACCGATTACCTCTCCATGATAATTGTTCACCATAACAAGGGAACTCCAACATCCCACAATGACGGATCATGGAAATAAAAGGAACAAAGGAAGAGGCAGGACGCAAAACACCTCCCCTTTTCTCATGATTACCAACCAATTCGttaaaatcaccaatcataAACCAAGGATCAACACGAAAAGACCTGATATCCGATAACTTATCCCATACTTTATCTCGATTTTGGGGAACCGGGTCACCATATATAAAAGACATAAGctaattgttgacaaaaaaacgCTTGTACGTCTATAATGCGATCACACTCGTAAAGAACTGAGagttttatttcatctttgTAAAACAATGTTAAACCACCACTAGCCCCGTAGGGTTCAacaatatacaaattattaaaaccaaacttattctgaaatttttgcaaataagaaaaacatttcttagtttcggataaaaataaaatgtatggtCGATGTTGTTTCCACAAATCACCCAAATACTTCTCTGTCAGATCAAccccaatgccctgacagttccagctcaGGAACTTCACGTTTCCGCCGGTGGTTTCGGGAGAGCCACCGTCCCTTTCCTGAATTGACGACCACCATCCGCTTGTTTACCACGTAAGGTAATGTCCTGCCTTCCTTGATTCTTCTATTTTTTCCCCGCACCTGCAGGTTTAGAAAGTGCCTTAGCCAACAAACGTTTCCCCGGAGAAGCCAAAGTCCTAGCAACATTTTTAGCAACAATTCCAAAACCGCTAACACCTTTTCTAGCAATAGGCCTATTAACTCGCTCCCTAAGAACAATTGGTTCCTCTAGCTTGACATCAGCCATAGCATTATTAACAAGACCCAAAACGATATCCGGCAATACTGAAGTAGTAGATGTACCTTGTGGACTATCAGTCGTATCAGGCTGAGAATCCATCCCCTGATCAGCGAGAGTTGTATCCTCCTTACTCAACCCAGATTCAGCTAAAACCGCAACATGACCATCGGGATATTCTCCCTCCTCCAACAAATCGTCATTATCCTCCATAAAATCAGTCTCCTCACCCTCCTTGACCATTCCGGTATGAATATCTTCCAGAACAACTGCAACAGCCTGAGAAGTGTAACCTTTACCGACAGCACCCTCTTCCTCTTGAGATCTCATCGCAGCAACACCCTGATTAACCGTAGCACCTTGTTTAACCTTATACAGAGGTTTTGGCCACACCGGTCCCATACCCTACTGGTTCAGATTGAAAGAAGGAACCTGCCCCACTAAGTCACCACCTGATTTATGCGAACCTCTCTGTCCACCAGAACCACTAGACTCAACTGATGTAAACTGTTTTTTCTGACCCCACGCCGAGCCAGAGAACCTCTCTTGATATCAGGATCCATAAGGACCCCCATCACCATGCATAACCTCCTGACTCTGAAAGTCCAGAGCCCTCTTAACATGCTTCCCTGGTTTCTCCCAACCACCCTCAGTTTTGTATCCTCCTTGTTTGACCTGAAGATGATGTTTCGGAGGGAACCGTTTATCCACTTGCTGCTCCACAGCCTGCTCACCCGCCCCCTTCTTCAACTCTGGGCACTCTCTCACATCGTGAGTAAGTCGAGAACAATGCTCACAGAAGCCTGTCAGCTTCTCATATTCAAGAGAAACAATGACTTCATCGCCAGACTCAAAAGGAACAACCATCTTGAACAAGAGAGGGTTAAAGCCATTAACCGTCACACAGAAGCTTCCAGTCTCCTCATCAATCTCCCTGAGTAAACCCACCTTCTTGCCTATAGCTCTCAGCGTCGCCTCCTCCCAAAGATGCATGGGAATACCGCTTACCTTGACCCAGAAATTAATTGCAGAAGGATAAGTGGATGAGATAATAGGCTCCCATTTCACCAACGCAATCATCCACCCATCAAAATGATAAGGGCCATTCATCAGAACCACCTGCAATTCCTCTTCAACCTCGAAGTTAAACTGAAACAAACCCtgtcccaagtctgctcctacCACCTTATCCTCCAGCTTCCAAATCTTGGGTAGATTAGCCACCAATGACTCCATCTGCTGAACATTTGGGTTCATCAATCGCCCAATAAGAGTCAGTGAGAATTGTTGTATTCTCTGAGCCAAAACTGAATTAGCAATCCGCACTGTCTCAGTACGAACCAACGGTGCTTTGCCTTTGTTTAATGATAGCTGCGACATAGTAGACCACCCACAAAACAACCAGGACACCCGGGGATAAGAGGAACACAATGATTCAGAACACACCTCTGTTGGATAAGCAAACAAAATACTCACGAGAAGGTGAATAATAGAACAACAATGAAACCACTCTGTCGAACTAAACTCTCGGATATATACCACTTGAAAGCACCACCCTTTGTCAAGGGATATACAAAATCTGTCCGATATTGAAATCCCATATCCTACCGAAAACCATCCCAAAACAATCAAAGCAATATCGTAGAACGATCCCACTCCGATACACCAGGGAAAGAAGTATAATCGCATACCATAAATAACATACCAACAGATCCTCTCATTTGTAGATTcaattgaaggctcgaagataAGGAGATGGAGATCTCGACCTTGTAGAGCGCGAGAAATCAAACCCCACATAATCAGGAATCGAATCCTATCACGCCCATAAAGAACTCGTACCGAATCGACCACAGTCAACCAAATAAGATTCGATCCAATCAAATCTCCACCACATAGAAAGAGGTCCCGCCGAACCCGAATGAATCCCGACCAAATCAGAGATGGATTTCCGATCCATCCCCAATCTCTAACCGTGACTAGAGCACACGAAAGACCAATCTTCCGCCTCTCAAAAACACTGAACCAAAGCATATCAAACCCTAGATCGATTCGCCATCGCTACCGCCCCTTGAATATTTTCTTAACTTGATCGTCTGTTCAGAATAacacaataattaaatattaacagTTATAATAacacaataattaaatattaatagatttttttaattgtcattaATCATTCATTGCAATGCTATAAATACTATGGAGGTGACAAAATTGtcaacataaaaacaaatgaacaatTGCAATTCATTAAAATTTAGTGCCTTAAAACACGGATATGGTTAtaaatatgagagttacaaaatatttgatataatatgtaagttaataaaataagtaaaaaagtcatagaaataaatttattatgaataaataattcttttttatgtgtttaaatataaaattcaaagtttctataaatataaatatatgacaagaacttcaagcaaatgaaaacataatttcaaaTACATATTTAATTCTCTCTTTAAATGTGCATTCAGCcatttctctataaatatttataaattatatatattaaaatatacattagtttattatattaagaatgtaattactaaataatttaataatcagGCCAATGTGGCTACACGAACAAATATGTATTGATCAGCCTTAATTCAATAAGAGCTATttgagtaaaaataaaaatttaataatcatattatgcattattttgattcaatttttttttcttttttattatacgattagttaaaaaaagaaaccagaACATAAAGGATATATGGCAGATGCACAGATGCCACGTGGCAGTCTCTGAGAGCAAGTTTGTAGTGGTagtctactttattatataagattatataCTCATTTAAGTTTAACTAAGCAtgttcatcaaacaaaattagttgtttaaaatttttatgtaaGAAAACACACTTAATGTAGCCAATAAACAAACCTTTGTAAGAATCATCTATGCACTACAAAGAAAAGGTATTTTGTGTAACTTATATAAGTGACATTGTAAGTGGTGATTTTGCATGGATTGAAATAATTATTGGCATCTATTATTGTAATGAATGTTAATATGTATCAATTGCACAAATGTTGTTAATTTTGTGTAAGTTGAATATAATTGATGTTAGGATTTGCATCAATTTATCAAATGACGTTAATGTTGCTAAAATTATAATAAGCAATATTATGTTAATATCagttataaataattgatattgatatgtttttaaatATCATAAAAGTTTTTAGCTTAATGGAGAAAAAATGCTTATTGGATGTCCAACTTTTAAATTtgagtgactttttttttttttgaacaaccagATGCTCTTATTCATTCAAATCAAAGCATACAAAGGAAGAGATACAAAGATCTCAAAGTTTACACTGAAACAAAGATTACACAGAtgggcattccccaatgccataAGAGCTATGCAGCAGTCACTAAGAAGCGGCTTGGAACAAGGGAGATCACGGTATATCGATTGATCATCCTCGAGAAATTCGGTGGATGACAAGATAGTCACGGTCGATAGACCATGTGACGTTAATAGCAAAGCCATAGCCAGTAAACTCACCGGAGCGAGGGGCACTAACAAGAGCACCACATTGGCAAGGATTCGGTAGACCAAGGATTGGTGGTCAAGGGTAGAGTGCTTTAACATCCAAAGCGGAGGGTCAGGAACAAACTGGTAGCACCAGAAAACGCTTCGATAAAAAACAGTCCAAGTGTTGAAGATGGCGCTGAAGAAAATTTGCTTGAAGTCGTCGGATGCAAGAGTGGAATAACAAGGCATAAGACCATAATACTTCAAGGTTTTAACATCAGACCATACAAGTGGAACTAGATCCATGACTAGCCAAGGATAACAATCAAACCATAACAATACATGTGGGTTCTCTCTCACTTTGTGCCCTTTACCAAGGAGATTAAGAACACCACACAAAGCATGTAGCCGGTTTGACATTGGTAGATGAGATTTAGGCTTGGTCTGGTGGGTTGTTGATAACACCAAAATGGTGCGGGTGAAGGGATGTTGTTGATAACTAGAAACGCTAGTTAGCATAGAGGTAAATGGGTTGAGGTTCTTCCAGTTAACAATCAAATTCACAACTTGAGCAAAGACCAGGGATCTCCCGTACTCTATGTTACTACTAATCATTCTAGGTAAATGGATTCTCagatgcagtcttcggacaTCGAGTTCTACCAAAGAACCTAAGAAAAGTTTACTAGATATCATAGGGATAGAAAGAGTAGACCTGGGATTTTGGAGAATGGGTAAAATCGTTTGGGATGTTAGCAATCCGAGTTTAAGTCCTGAGCTCATCCGCAGAGATCCAAAAGAATTTGGGGATGGCCAGGGGAGTTGACATGGGTCTACCAAGCTCGTAATGTGATAGATCTTAGATACAGGAGTCCACAAACGGAGATAAGTTGCATCTCTGGAAGATTCCTCGCCAAACATCAACTCGGAAGCcgtggaggaagaggaagctTCAGGGGCGAAGCACAATCCGAATCGGGAGAGATAGAGACACATGGACTTTTGATCGAGGATAGGTGAGGATGGGGTTTGCCGAACTCCAGATCCTGCTGTGGTGGCACAAGGACTACCCTTCGTCTAGATCTAGGGTGGTTGTAGAGGTTTGGTCgggaaacaaaagaagagaacaagaggggaaaaagaaagcaaagagaaTCTAAAGGGGTAGAAGAGATAGTAACAGAGCAAGGATACTGAgagatcccgacgccggcgagccggAGCTCTACCGGCGTCGGAGAGAAGTGAAGAGGGAGGCGCCTCGATTATCGTGCCTGAGAGAGAAATTAGGGCAAACTCGGTTGTTTGTGATCGacaacaaattaaatttgaGTGACTTAAACCATCAACTTAGTATataactaggtactaacccgcagaaaaccgcgggctgaacttttttttgatgaaaatttgtaataatttattttgttattatgttatatatattggtttgtgattaaaaatttggtttgcttatattagtttttttgtattttataaatgtttattgaaaacctgtcaataaaatatttacataatgaataaaattgtttaaacctttgtcaat containing:
- the LOC104773660 gene encoding uncharacterized protein LOC104773660, whose protein sequence is MVNHLINPVTKDWHLPTLEEFLDPRDIPIIRSMAVSKVQKPDRLVWHFTKSGRYTVKSGYRLARELMTEVEYGPSCMALRAQSWKLDVPPKVQHFFWQIASGTLPVLERLAYRSVRCDTLCKRCESAPETINHALFECPRSRNVWGLSPVLLSPDGFPYASIYANLDFIFWQPASQSGVPDVALCLPWILWSLWKDRNKKVFQGLEAEPLEILLQANNDKSLWDDVKSYSDNYLHTTPLVEDRGAFPRCQIDGSWKGSDPLQGLGWWCCSDDDSTLLLGAGSQRRGPTFLHAELQALIWTMESLLAAGVACQSFETDCAELVAML